In a single window of the Solea senegalensis isolate Sse05_10M linkage group LG1, IFAPA_SoseM_1, whole genome shotgun sequence genome:
- the LOC122771158 gene encoding collectin-12-like: MKDDFADEEEVQSFGYKRFGIQEGSECTKCKNDWALRAAIALLYVLCALLTIAVAVLGYKVVQRMDNVTERMQNYGGKINAVETDLKKLDDQAGEKSVNATSEIKTFKSDLEALQSQLNDIGLRSTKNRDILDDLRITGDDMQNGHVSLQSFLDGNVASLRGLNETLVSYSSVIDDLQTDTARLQSELQGQVKVQSQTQVSVSALNITQSQQRNLLSTLQKTVEDASQTVQKLKNDYQGLQQTAWQTRADTEWLKEKVQNLQVLAANNSALARSNGEALDDLGAQLSTLASQIQNTSAITEGHDQSMRELMDQQRDHDNTTSSKFDEVEARLDRHENDMDRVTGNVSFATHLLGAISVDLNGLRSCAETVIQHSDLLLGLNGSVTDARAESKELRVQQDELASRLDREVNNLSMVMEEMKLVDSKHSQLITNFTILQGPPGPRGLKGDKGPQGPVGQTGRKGDKGDKGILGLVGPKGEQGAAGLPGMIGPKGGAGPRGIPGSKGSRGSGGRPGNSGEKGDPGAPGLPGRDGPPGVPGPQGPQGPRGAAGPAGLDGPRGPVGYIGPPGPPGLPGIPALAPPLHIKPPQPTEVPELFPEPAAEPQGSVSRQVQLPVATTPAPGCPPEFRKFGDSCYYISSASQRLNFDQATQYCANVSSHMLIINDNEEQQFVRNAIGGKGFFWLGLTDREEENVWKWVDGTVPVFKKWKPGQPDNWTHGHEEGEDCAGKRKQRGKAKSVVVNTPAMPLFTTNPFDQDVEKATSEMNTAEDWGLILDICDKIGQSRTGPKECLRSIMRRVNHKDPHVAMQALTLLGACVSNCGKIFHLEVCSREFASEVSNVLNKGHPKVCEKLKALMVEWAEDFRSDPQLSLISAMIKNLREQGVTFPAVGSQAAEQAKASPALVAKDPSTSTNKKEEEDLAKAIELSLKEQRQQPQSSLSSLYPNTNQLSSHKSDGRKVRAIYDFEAAEDNELTFKSGEIITILDDSDPNWWKGETYQGIGLFPSNFVTADLTAEPEMMKTEKKTVQFSEDVQVETIEPEQEPVYIDEDKMDQLLQMIQSADPTDNQSDSVELLQLEGACNQMGPLIDQKLEDIDRKHSELSELNVKVMEALSLYAKLMNEDPVYAMYAKLQSQQYYMQPPANAAQQVYPAQPASGSYAMSGTAGQGYTIPMEQLPVVSTIPGQHPPSDVHMYMGQPPVYTAAPGTMAPADIQSYHNPGLAPGTAPTGMTQAPSYSNPTGPSIAPSTDAAQAPYTQKALL, from the exons GTATTCAGGAGGGTTCGGAGTGCACCAAGTGTAAAAATGACTGGGCGCTGCGAGCAGCTATTGCACTGCTCTACGTGCTCTGTGCGCTGCTCACCATAGCAGTGGCTGTCCTTGGATACAAAG TGGTCCAGAGAATGGACAATGTCACGGAGAGGATGCAGAATTATGGAGGCAAGATAAATGCAGTGGAGACAGATTTAAAGAAACTAG ATGACCAAGCCGGAGAGAAGTCAGTAAATGCTACCAGTGAAATCAAAACTTTCAAATCAGATCTGGAGGCATTACAGAGCCAACTGAATGATATTGGACTCAGGTCGACGAAAAACAGGGACATCCTCGATGACCTTCGAATCACAGGAGATGACATGCAAAATGGCCACGTGTCCCTGCAGAGCTTTCTGGATGGAAATGTGGCCTCACTGCGTGGACTCAACGAAACGTTGGTCTCCTACAGCAGTGTGATTGACGACCTCCAGACAGACACTGCGCGGCTCCAGTCGGAGCTACAGGGTCAAGTTAAAGTGCAGAGTCAGACCCAGGTTAGTGTCAGCGCACTAAACATCACCCAGTCCCAACAACGCAATCTGCTCAGCACACTGCAGAAGACGGTGGAAGACGcgagccagacagtgcagaaaCTGAAGAATGATTACCAGGGTCTGCAGCAGACAGCGTGGCAGACCCGGGCCGACACGGAGTGGTTAAAGGAAAAGGTGCAGAATCTCCAAGTGTTGGCTGCAAATAATTCTGCCCTGGCCCGGTCCAATGGAGAAGCTCTGGATGACTTAGGGGCTCAGCTAAGTACACTAGCCAGCCAGATCCAGAACACCTCAGCCATCACTGAGGGACATGACCAGAGCATGCGAGAGCTGATGGACCAGCAGCGGGACCACGACAACACCACTTCCTCGAAGTTCGATGAGGTGGAAGCTCGGTTAGACAGACACGAGAATGACATGGACCGTGTGACAGGGAACGTGAGCTTCGCCACTCACCTCCTCGGCGCCATTAGCGTCGATCTGAATGGACTTAGATCGTGTGCTGAGACAGTGATTCAACATTCAGACCTGTTACTGGGCCTAAACGGTAGCGTGACGGACGCCAGAGCAGAGAGCAAAGAGCTGCGAGTCCAGCAGGACGAGCTGGCGTCCAGGTTGGACAGAGAGGTCAACAACCTGTccatggtgatggaggagatgAAGCTGGTGGACAGCAAGCACTCTCAGCTCATCACCAACTTCACCATCCTGCAGG GTCCACCGGGTCCAAGGGGCCTCAAGGGAGACAAGGGTCCTCAGGGGCCAGTTGGCCAGACAGGACGAAAGGGTGATAAAGGAGACAAAGGAATTCTAGGATTGGTTGGACCTAAAGGAGAGCAAGGTGCTGCTGGTCTACCAGGCATGATAGGTCCAAAGGGTGGAGCTGGACCGCGAGGTATACCAGGGTCTAAAGGGTCAAGAGGTTCTGGAGGTCGACCTGGAAACTCTGGTGAAAAAGGGGACCCTGGGGCTCCAGGACTTCCAGGTAGGGATGGACCTCCAGGGGTGCCAGGACCACAGGGGCCACAGGGGCCCAGAGGAGCAGCTGGGCCTGCAGGGTTGGATGGGCCTCGTGGTCCTGTTGGATATATTGGCCCTCCTGGTCCTCCAGGATTACCAGGAATCCCTGCACTTGCACCACCTCTACATATAAAGCCTCCTCAGCCAACTGAGGTCCCTGAACTCTTTCCTGAACCAGCAGCGGAACCACAAGGGTCTGTGTCCCGGCAGGTCCAGCTCCCTGTCGCCACCACTCCTGCACCAG gTTGCCCACCTGAGTTCAGGAAGTTTGGAGACAGCTGCTATTACATCTCCTCTGCCTCCCAACGACTCAACTTTGATCAGGCCACTCAGTATTGCGCTAACGTGTCATCTCATATGCTCATTATCAATGACAATGAAGAACAG CAATTTGTGAGAAATGCAATTGGAGGAAAAGGCTTCTTCTGGCTGGGCCTCactgacagagaggaggaaaatgtcTGGAAGTGGGTCGACGGGACTGTTCCTGTTTTCAA GAAGTGGAAGCCTGGCCAGCCCGATAACTGGACCCATGGTCACGAGGAGGGCGAGGACTGTGCCG ggaaaagaaaacaacgtGGGAAGGCAAAATCTGTTGTCGTCAATACCCCAGCAATGCCTCTCTTCACGACCAACCCATTTGACCAAGATGTTG AGAAAGCAACCAGTGAGATGAACACAGCTGAGGACTGGGGCCTCATTCTGGACATTTGTGATAAGATTGGCCAGTCACGCACTGG GCCTAAAGAATGTCTCCGCTCTATTATGAGAAGAGTGAACCATAAGGATCCTCATGTTGCCATGCAGGCACTTACT CTTCTAGGTGCTTGCGTGTCAAACTGTGGGAAGATATTTCACTTGGAGGTCTGCTCGAGAGAGTTTGCCAGTGAAGTCAGTAATGTCTTAAATAAG GGTCATCCCAAGGTGTGTGAGAAACTGAAGGCCCTAATGGTGGAGTGGGCAGAGGACTTTCGCAGTGATCCACAACTCAGTCTGATCTCAGCAATGATTAAGAATCTACGTGAACAGGGTGTTACTTTCCCAGCAGTTGGGTCCCAG GCTGCAGAACAAGCAAAAGCAAGCCCCGCTTTAGTGGCAAAGGATCCGTCCacttcaacaaataaaaaagaggaggaagatttGGCCAAAG CTATTGAGCTTTCACTGAAGGAGCAACGTCAGCAGCCGCAGTCATCTCTGTCAAGCCTTTACCCAAACACCAACCAGCTATCCTCACACAAATCAGATGGCAGAAAAGTCCGCGCCATCTATGACTTTGAGGCTGCTGAGGACAACGAGCTCACCTTCAAGTCGGGAGAAATCATCACCATCCTGGACGATAG TGACCCAAACTGGTGGAAAGGGGAGACGTACCAGGGAATTGGGCTGTTTCCCTCTAACTTTGTCACTGCTGACCTCACTGCCGAGCCTGAGATGA TGAAGACGGAGAAGAAGACGGTACAGTTCAGTGAGGATGTACAGGTGGAGACCATAGAACCCGAACAAGAGCCTGTATATATAGACGAG GACAAAATGGACCAGCTCCTGCAGATGATCCAGAGTGCAGATCCCACAGACAACCAGTCAGACAGTGTTGAGTTACTACAGCTTGAAG GTGCTTGCAATCAAATGGGGCCCCTCATTGACCAGAAGTTGGAAGATATTGACAG GAAACACTCGGAGCTGTCAGAGCTGAACGTCAAGGTGATGGAAGCTCTGTCTTTGTACGCCAAGTTGATGAATGAGGATCCAGTCTACGCCATGTATGCCAAGCTGCAGAGCCAACAGTACTACATGCAGCCGCCTGCTAATGCAGCACAACAG GTCTACCCTGCTCAGCCTGCATCAGGTTCATATGCAATGAGCGGTACTGCAGGGCAGGGTTACACTATTCCCATGGAGCAGCTTCCTGTTGTAAGCACCATACCTGGTCAGCATCCTCCCAG TGACGTTCATATGTACATGGGCCAGCCACCGGTCTACACTGCAGCACCAGGCACCATGGCCCCAGCAGACATTCAGTCCTACCACAATCCTGGTCTCGCCCCAGGCACGGCTCCCACAGGCATGACGCAGGCGCCGAGCTACAGCAACCCCACTGGCCCGAGCATAGCACCTTCCACAGATGCCGCACAGGCCCCCTACACACAGAAAGCCCTGCTATAG
- the tmem236 gene encoding transmembrane protein 236, translated as MPSAKTLKLILYEVLQFAALSVPIFVVMERFAGLVRDVRGQDQTAYWLVVAASIAYVTSVTLLVWVPIKYTILKQRRFLREVTQWRPAALAYLVLCTLPCFAILIASSKVQVDRGHRLDHFAELPISLVLFSLICVDVIERIRPCRLTGQSDSLDPDLDYPGPILTHLEQVSTVSSQLQPDEGHSGHAEAKNGIASGRWQHFSGSPGRSTLSSRAPSTAYLYSSSSHPISYSGHLGFLWRRDGRSEMFVDSFLFWLDTVEMLRVAEEASIFYSHWVFPIYIVSFLSTFRMIITPHNSLLSTAGVLLQDFPFFVIRVALIVIFGSVTPLLYPMKNVLVTLTFIYFTFLVRLRIFKRRSMF; from the exons ATGCCCTCAGCGAAGACACTCAAGCTCATCCTGTACGAGGTGCTACAGTTTGCAGCTCTTTCCGTACCGATCTTTGTCGTCATGGAGAGGTTTGCCGGCCTCGTGCGTGACGTGAGAGGACAAGATCAAACGGCCTATTGGCTCGTGGTGGCGGCGTCCATCGCCtatgtgacctctgtgaccctGCTGGTGTGGGTCCCTATTAAATATACTATTCTGAAGCAGCGGAGGTTCCTGAGAGAGGTCACACAGTG gagaCCCGCAGCGCTGGCGTATCTCGTCCTGTGCACGCTACCGTGCTTTGCTATTCTAATCGCCAGCTCCAAG GTGCAGGTGGACAGAGGACACAGGCTGGACCATTTTGCTGAGTTGCCCATTTCCCTGGTGCTGTTCTCGCTCATCTGTGTGGACGTTATAGAGAGGATTCGTCCCTGCAGGCTCACTGGACAAT CAGACAGCCTGGATCCTGACCTTGACTATCCAGGCCCCATCCTCACCCACCTGGAACAGGTGAGCACTGTATCAAGCCAGCTGCAGCCTGATGAGGGCCACAGCGGCCACGCAGAAGCCAAAAATGGCATCGCCTCAGGCAGATGGCAGCACTTCTCCGGCTCGCCCGGCCGATCCACTCTCAGCTCGCGAGCACCCAGCACTGCTTACCTTTACTCCTCATCCTCACATCCCATCTCCTACTCTGGACATCTAGGCTTCCTGTGGAGGAGGGATGGGAGGTCAGAGATGTTCGTGGATAGTTTTCTCTTCTGGTTAGACACTGTGGAGATGTTGAGAGTAGCTGAGGAAGCGTCAATCTTCTACTCACACTGGGTATTCCCTATCTACATTGTCAGCTTCCTGTCCACTTTTCGCATGATCATCACTCCTCACAACTCCCTGTTGTCCACTGCTGGCGTTCTTCTGCAGGACTTTCCTTTCTTTGTCATTCGGGTCGCTCTGATTGTCATCTTTGGTTCCGTGACACCGCTCTTATATCCAATGAAGAATGTGTTGGTGACTTTGACATTTATCTACTTTACATTCTTGGTCAGGCTGAGGATTTTCAAAAGGCGGAGCATGTTTTGA